In Methylomonas sp. MK1, the following are encoded in one genomic region:
- a CDS encoding GNAT family N-acetyltransferase, which yields MKLEFIQATPDHAEVIGSLVVQLTQEICERTHAQHFDIDLEGTVQRCEALLSAGHYAAIVGWSDNIPVAVSTITETYALYAGGKIGVIQEFYVIPEFRCSGVGALLIEQIRIYGQQHGWSCIELCTPPLPEFERTLSFYQHNGLFPVGGRKMRQNLATNG from the coding sequence ATGAAATTGGAGTTTATACAAGCAACACCAGACCACGCAGAAGTTATTGGTTCACTGGTTGTCCAGTTGACTCAGGAAATCTGCGAGCGTACTCATGCGCAGCATTTCGATATTGATTTGGAAGGTACGGTTCAGCGCTGTGAAGCCTTGTTATCCGCTGGTCACTACGCGGCTATTGTTGGCTGGTCGGATAATATCCCAGTTGCTGTTTCGACCATCACCGAAACGTATGCGTTATATGCCGGCGGCAAAATAGGCGTCATTCAAGAGTTTTACGTTATTCCTGAATTTCGCTGTTCGGGGGTCGGCGCTCTGTTGATTGAGCAGATTAGAATTTATGGGCAACAGCACGGTTGGTCGTGCATTGAGTTATGCACGCCGCCGCTCCCGGAATTTGAGCGGACATTAAGTTTTTATCAGCATAATGGTCTTTTTCCGGTTGGCGGTCGGAAAATGAGGCAGAATTTAGCGACAAATGGCTAA
- a CDS encoding alpha/beta hydrolase: MATNILTLLRTIGRWTLRTIKTGLVLLTALLLTGSIYQHFAVKADLAKYPPPGRMVEVDGHPFHIDCTGSGPLTVILEGGAGASSLAWAWIQPEVAKSAKVCSYDRAGYSWSAPSDLPMDAVNTSRQLHRLLSAANIPGPYILVGHSIGGAYVRMFAANYPQDVAGLVLVDATNPSVLETYAEIDLPRVEDWTPPTVQVFPYLASVGAMRAVLGLGLFNLAAGLPPDTEATANAFLSQTDYLKTVVWEYRFLPDTLKQIRSLKPLSNLPVAVIVAGQFTGLDAETAAKFIHWHQKQQRNWLDSSKYSSLRTIEEADHISLMTNHRHAHEVAKTILQMVETITPSAVQNTPIFRSPNDSASNSASLNTYATSKEAE; the protein is encoded by the coding sequence ATGGCAACAAATATTCTTACGCTATTGCGCACCATTGGACGCTGGACGTTACGTACCATAAAGACTGGGCTGGTATTGTTAACCGCATTGCTACTAACCGGGTCCATTTACCAACACTTCGCGGTAAAGGCCGACTTGGCAAAATACCCTCCTCCTGGCCGGATGGTCGAAGTGGACGGGCATCCATTTCATATTGATTGCACGGGTTCAGGACCATTGACGGTGATTCTCGAAGGCGGCGCAGGCGCTTCCTCACTGGCTTGGGCCTGGATACAGCCGGAAGTGGCAAAAAGCGCGAAGGTCTGCTCTTATGATAGAGCCGGATACAGTTGGAGTGCGCCAAGCGATCTTCCCATGGATGCCGTTAACACCAGTCGGCAACTCCACCGCTTATTGAGCGCGGCGAATATTCCCGGACCCTACATTCTTGTTGGCCACTCTATCGGCGGTGCGTATGTGCGCATGTTCGCCGCCAATTACCCTCAGGATGTGGCAGGCTTGGTTCTGGTCGATGCGACCAACCCGTCGGTACTCGAAACCTATGCCGAGATCGATTTGCCCAGGGTCGAAGACTGGACGCCGCCCACCGTCCAGGTATTTCCCTATCTGGCTTCAGTCGGGGCAATGCGCGCGGTTCTCGGTTTGGGACTTTTCAATCTTGCCGCGGGACTTCCCCCCGATACGGAAGCGACCGCCAACGCCTTCCTGTCCCAAACCGATTACCTTAAAACTGTCGTTTGGGAATACCGCTTTCTACCGGACACATTGAAGCAAATTCGTTCATTGAAACCTCTAAGTAATCTGCCGGTAGCGGTAATCGTAGCAGGACAATTTACTGGGCTGGATGCGGAGACCGCCGCAAAATTCATTCATTGGCATCAGAAACAACAACGTAATTGGTTGGATTCATCAAAGTATAGCTCGTTGCGAACCATAGAAGAAGCCGATCATATATCCCTGATGACCAATCATCGTCATGCCCACGAAGTGGCGAAGACGATTTTACAAATGGTCGAGACTATTACCCCGAGTGCTGTACAAAATACTCCCATTTTCCGAAGTCCTAACGATTCTGCCTCGAACTCCGCATCACTAAACACATACGCTACGTCTAAGGAAGCCGAGTGA
- a CDS encoding DUF1330 domain-containing protein gives MNAYLILDLTIHDFDRFREYISKIPALIEKHSGRYVVRGEPPTVIEGDWRPERVVVIEFPSREQANGFLQDPEAQTLFSLRHQATTSKLVLVDGCL, from the coding sequence ATGAATGCCTATCTCATTTTGGATCTAACGATTCATGATTTTGATCGATTCCGAGAATACATCTCGAAAATACCGGCATTGATAGAAAAACATTCCGGAAGGTACGTGGTCCGGGGCGAACCACCTACCGTTATAGAGGGTGATTGGAGGCCTGAAAGAGTTGTTGTCATCGAGTTTCCATCACGAGAACAAGCTAACGGCTTTCTTCAAGACCCCGAAGCACAAACGCTTTTTTCATTACGCCATCAAGCGACCACCAGTAAACTCGTTTTAGTAGATGGATGTTTGTAA
- a CDS encoding signal peptidase II — MLIALLGYVLFSKSGSPSSLLAYALLLAGGLGNLIDRLIYGGYVVDFINIGIGPIRTGVFNVADVVVVVGVLMLFTGMPRANKPLSER; from the coding sequence ATGTTGATCGCTTTGCTGGGTTACGTCCTGTTTTCCAAGTCGGGCTCGCCGTCCTCGCTCCTGGCATACGCGTTGTTGTTGGCGGGCGGCTTGGGCAATCTGATCGATAGATTGATATACGGCGGCTATGTGGTGGATTTTATCAATATCGGCATCGGGCCAATCCGCACCGGTGTGTTCAACGTGGCCGATGTGGTCGTGGTCGTTGGCGTGTTGATGTTGTTTACTGGCATGCCCCGCGCTAACAAACCGCTGTCTGAGCGATGA
- a CDS encoding GFA family protein, whose amino-acid sequence MSKLTGSCLCGAVQYEIANPLRFARNCHCTMCRKATGAAFATWAYVEYRDFRWIHGSDLLGEYCSSPDVRRTFCMVCGSTLQYIADQAFPDAFGLALGTVNGDPGCKPMRHVMVGSKAPWFAIADHLPQSAEAAPSQ is encoded by the coding sequence ATGAGTAAATTAACAGGCAGTTGCCTATGCGGTGCCGTCCAATATGAAATAGCGAACCCGCTGCGGTTTGCCCGCAATTGCCACTGCACTATGTGCCGAAAAGCAACAGGGGCGGCATTTGCCACTTGGGCATACGTAGAATATCGAGATTTTCGATGGATTCACGGGAGTGACCTACTGGGAGAGTATTGCTCATCCCCTGATGTCAGGCGAACATTTTGCATGGTGTGCGGTTCTACCTTGCAGTACATTGCAGATCAGGCGTTTCCAGATGCTTTTGGGTTAGCATTGGGTACGGTAAATGGTGACCCAGGCTGTAAACCGATGCGCCATGTCATGGTCGGCTCAAAAGCGCCGTGGTTTGCAATCGCCGACCATCTGCCTCAGTCAGCGGAAGCCGCACCTAGTCAATAA
- a CDS encoding alpha/beta fold hydrolase produces MPSLEFSQFGAADGQPVIYFHGTPGSPDECEIFDLHGKQHHLNIICYDRSTIDPRLQGCAYYQCIADEIAKKVGDKPVDFIGFSIGAFIALQVCRAMNGQVRSLHLVSAAAPLDAGNFIDAAAGKAVFRLAQNHPSAFQWLASVQGWLASRFPGLLLRMLFSSAATKDQALVADQVFRTTMIRTLKTCFKRDSLRYARDIIAYVQPWKATLADISVDTHIWHGAEDDWSPVAMADYFASALRGCSNITVLDGLSHYSCLYRAAPTICMSIKTLS; encoded by the coding sequence ATGCCATCGTTAGAATTTAGCCAATTCGGCGCCGCCGACGGCCAGCCGGTGATCTATTTCCACGGTACGCCGGGTTCGCCTGACGAATGCGAAATTTTTGACCTTCATGGCAAACAACATCATCTGAACATCATTTGTTATGATCGCTCGACCATCGACCCTCGGTTGCAAGGCTGCGCTTATTACCAATGCATAGCCGATGAGATTGCCAAGAAGGTTGGCGATAAACCCGTCGATTTTATCGGTTTCTCCATCGGCGCTTTCATTGCCTTGCAAGTTTGTCGCGCGATGAACGGTCAGGTACGCAGCCTGCATTTGGTTTCCGCGGCTGCGCCGCTGGATGCCGGCAACTTCATCGACGCGGCGGCGGGAAAAGCCGTTTTCCGGCTGGCTCAAAATCACCCGTCGGCATTTCAATGGTTGGCTAGTGTGCAAGGATGGCTGGCGAGTAGGTTTCCCGGCCTGTTGTTGCGAATGTTATTTTCCAGCGCGGCCACCAAAGACCAAGCGTTGGTGGCCGATCAGGTGTTTCGGACCACTATGATCCGAACGCTCAAAACCTGTTTCAAGCGCGATTCGCTACGCTATGCTCGCGACATCATCGCCTACGTGCAGCCCTGGAAAGCGACGCTGGCCGATATCAGCGTCGATACTCATATTTGGCACGGCGCCGAAGACGACTGGTCGCCAGTTGCCATGGCGGATTATTTTGCATCGGCGTTGCGCGGCTGTTCGAACATCACGGTACTGGACGGACTTTCCCATTATTCCTGCCTGTATCGAGCCGCGCCGACGATATGTATGTCGATCAAAACGTTAAGTTAA
- a CDS encoding DUF6624 domain-containing protein — MNHSNETLSQELVAMAKNDLSVREALVADSSLGRYGYHPRMEAVHIANAARLAAIIEQYGWPGNRLVGEEGAWAAWLIAQHAIGNPPFMRHCLSLLKQAAANNDVMPWQVAFLEDRVRMYDGKPQIYGTQFQPNKNGQLEPYPIENPESVNDRRLAVGLNTIEERTTELTAQSARENIPTPPDLNEQYQKWLYSVGWRNAS; from the coding sequence ATGAACCATTCAAACGAAACGTTAAGCCAGGAACTCGTGGCAATGGCAAAAAACGACCTCTCGGTACGGGAGGCGTTGGTCGCCGATAGCTCTCTGGGTCGCTATGGTTATCACCCGCGCATGGAAGCCGTACATATCGCCAATGCTGCTCGCTTGGCGGCCATCATCGAGCAATATGGTTGGCCCGGAAACCGTCTTGTCGGCGAGGAGGGGGCTTGGGCCGCATGGTTGATCGCGCAACATGCCATTGGCAATCCTCCATTCATGCGGCATTGCCTGTCGTTGCTGAAGCAAGCCGCCGCCAACAACGACGTGATGCCTTGGCAGGTGGCGTTTCTGGAAGACCGTGTTCGCATGTACGACGGAAAGCCGCAAATTTACGGAACTCAATTCCAGCCGAATAAGAACGGACAACTCGAACCTTATCCAATCGAGAATCCCGAATCCGTCAACGATCGACGGCTTGCGGTCGGCTTGAATACCATTGAGGAAAGAACCACCGAATTAACCGCGCAAAGTGCTCGCGAGAATATTCCGACACCGCCCGATCTGAACGAGCAATATCAAAAATGGCTTTATTCCGTGGGTTGGAGGAACGCAAGTTGA
- a CDS encoding GNAT family N-acetyltransferase, with translation MKPFAVRQGTLSDLDALVPLFDGYRRFYGKPSDQNAAKSFLRDRSEHGESVLFLAEQDNRATGFVQLYPSFSSVSLARAYILNDLFVDPGFRRQGIAVRLMAAAVEYAAALGAVRLTLSTAAINTEAQALYRTTGWTRDEQFYVYHLPIPAIETLSE, from the coding sequence ATGAAGCCATTTGCCGTTCGTCAAGGCACGCTGTCCGACCTGGATGCACTCGTTCCGTTATTCGACGGTTACCGCCGGTTTTACGGTAAACCCAGCGATCAGAATGCGGCGAAATCGTTTTTGCGGGATCGATCCGAACACGGCGAATCGGTATTGTTCCTGGCCGAGCAAGACAATAGAGCCACCGGCTTTGTTCAGCTTTACCCCAGCTTTTCGTCCGTCTCGCTGGCTCGAGCCTACATTCTCAACGATCTATTCGTCGATCCCGGATTTCGTAGACAAGGCATTGCAGTCAGGCTCATGGCTGCGGCAGTCGAATATGCGGCCGCCTTGGGCGCTGTTCGCCTGACTTTGTCGACGGCGGCAATCAACACCGAGGCTCAGGCACTCTATCGAACAACCGGTTGGACGCGCGACGAACAGTTTTATGTTTACCATTTGCCGATCCCGGCCATTGAAACATTAAGCGAATAA
- a CDS encoding CTP synthase C-terminal region-related (seleno)protein, which translates to MTVSIALLGEYTPTFPPHLSTNTAIEHAKAKLELKVNADWISTADIDHALFERYAGIWIAPGSPYKDMDKTLAAIRDARENNIPCFGTCGGFQHMIIEYARNVLGFKDAQHAEYDPYASNLFISQLACSLAGREMQLSFEPNSRVAAIYAAMTATEQYYCNFGINPDYVDALKQGPMQISGAEAEGEIRVIEWPGHPFFIGTLFVPQARSTPQQPHPLVSAFLRAVANL; encoded by the coding sequence ATGACCGTATCAATCGCATTACTCGGAGAATACACCCCGACTTTTCCGCCGCATCTGTCCACCAACACCGCCATCGAACATGCCAAGGCAAAATTGGAGTTAAAGGTCAATGCCGACTGGATTTCGACCGCCGACATCGATCATGCGTTGTTCGAACGTTACGCCGGCATCTGGATCGCCCCCGGCAGCCCGTACAAAGACATGGACAAGACATTGGCTGCGATTCGCGATGCCAGAGAAAACAACATTCCCTGCTTCGGTACCTGCGGCGGCTTTCAGCACATGATTATCGAATATGCCCGTAATGTACTGGGCTTTAAAGACGCGCAGCATGCCGAATACGATCCGTATGCCTCGAATTTATTTATCTCGCAGCTGGCTTGTTCGCTGGCCGGGCGTGAGATGCAACTAAGCTTCGAGCCCAATTCGCGCGTGGCAGCCATTTACGCTGCAATGACGGCTACCGAGCAGTATTACTGTAATTTCGGTATCAACCCGGACTATGTCGATGCGCTGAAACAAGGTCCCATGCAAATCAGCGGCGCCGAAGCCGAAGGCGAGATTCGGGTGATCGAGTGGCCGGGGCATCCGTTTTTCATCGGCACTTTGTTTGTGCCGCAAGCCCGATCCACGCCGCAACAACCGCATCCTTTGGTTTCGGCTTTTTTAAGGGCCGTGGCAAACCTATGA
- a CDS encoding tautomerase family protein, with protein MAQIKIYGIKDHLNPIKRQLSDVIHDCVVDALHFPVDKRAHRFFPMEKEDFFAPSGRTDAYTIIEISMITGRETATKKKLIRFLFDRIQEQIGIAHQDIEICIVESPACNWGFRGMHGDEVSLNYKINV; from the coding sequence ATGGCACAAATCAAAATATACGGCATCAAAGATCATCTCAATCCCATCAAGCGGCAACTGTCCGACGTGATTCATGACTGCGTCGTCGACGCGTTGCATTTTCCGGTGGATAAAAGAGCCCATCGCTTTTTTCCGATGGAAAAGGAGGATTTTTTCGCACCCAGCGGCAGAACCGACGCTTATACGATTATCGAAATCAGCATGATCACGGGACGGGAAACGGCTACCAAGAAAAAGCTCATCCGCTTTCTGTTCGATCGCATTCAGGAACAGATCGGTATTGCTCACCAGGACATCGAAATTTGCATTGTTGAAAGCCCGGCCTGCAATTGGGGATTCCGCGGTATGCACGGCGACGAAGTGAGCTTGAATTACAAAATCAATGTCTAG
- a CDS encoding FMN-binding negative transcriptional regulator, giving the protein MYIPKHFDEPRIDVMQTLIRDYPLATLVNLSADGLNANHIPLHWAEEGGSPYGSLRGHVARSNPLWTDFGQQTDVLAVFQAENAYISPSWYVTKPQTGKVVPTWNYAAVHAYGTLKIIDDPAWIRRQLEAMTAEFEAGFPESWSVSDAPADFTERLIAQIVGIEISVTRLQGKWKVSQNQPPENQNSVIKALRESVQPAMANMVADAAKP; this is encoded by the coding sequence ATGTATATCCCTAAGCATTTCGACGAACCCAGAATCGATGTCATGCAGACATTGATACGCGATTATCCGCTGGCGACGCTGGTTAACTTATCAGCCGACGGCCTCAACGCCAACCACATTCCGCTGCATTGGGCGGAGGAGGGCGGTTCACCTTACGGCAGCTTGCGCGGCCATGTTGCCCGATCGAATCCGCTATGGACAGATTTCGGTCAACAGACGGATGTGCTGGCGGTGTTTCAAGCGGAAAATGCCTATATTTCGCCATCCTGGTATGTGACCAAACCCCAAACCGGCAAGGTGGTGCCTACCTGGAATTATGCCGCCGTGCATGCTTACGGCACGCTAAAGATTATCGATGATCCAGCCTGGATTCGCCGGCAATTGGAGGCTATGACGGCGGAATTCGAAGCCGGTTTCCCCGAGTCCTGGTCTGTATCGGACGCCCCGGCTGATTTTACCGAACGCTTGATAGCACAGATTGTCGGCATCGAAATCAGCGTGACGCGGCTGCAAGGCAAGTGGAAAGTCAGCCAAAACCAGCCGCCGGAAAACCAAAATAGCGTGATCAAGGCTTTGCGCGAATCAGTACAGCCGGCCATGGCAAACATGGTCGCTGATGCAGCCAAACCCTGA
- a CDS encoding amidase — translation MNPFSEYPQYDALGLAQLVQAGDVSAGELLKAAQARLAEFNPLLNAVVTPMNERAESLVKNLGKRGPFTGVPFLVKDLMLRFAGVPMSNGSLAMKDYCPAADSEMAARLNAAGLITFGKTNTSELGASALANNAVFGSTRNPWDLRLNSGGSSGGSAAAVTARIVTMAYASDGGGSIRLPASYCGIFGFKPSRGLNRFEDLSKAWGGAVVSHVCTISVRDSAAYLDWVAGNTDQVYSATKPPSQSYLYATTQPPQRLKIALINQAPVETLIHRDCLSAATKAAKHCEALGHDVEDAAWNFDGRELMRAFLTVVFYYTTRDVANMVQWLDLTEPQLAIELNTRLMAGIGKGVSDEQLHQALAVWQRIARRLADFHRHYDVILTPTVATPPLASDALDPNVLEQWLMRGLLASGLADKLFSNCLLDAIITKAVQQTPFTQLANITGQPAMSLPLYWSDDGLPHGVQFMAATGNDRLLFQLAAQLEQAESWKHRVPPLCHR, via the coding sequence ATGAATCCATTCAGCGAATATCCGCAATACGATGCGCTAGGCTTGGCACAGCTGGTGCAAGCCGGCGATGTTTCGGCTGGCGAATTACTGAAGGCCGCTCAGGCGCGATTGGCTGAGTTCAATCCGTTACTGAATGCCGTGGTCACGCCGATGAACGAACGGGCGGAATCGCTGGTGAAAAACCTGGGCAAGCGTGGACCGTTTACCGGTGTGCCGTTTCTGGTCAAGGACCTGATGCTGCGTTTCGCAGGTGTCCCGATGTCGAACGGCAGCCTGGCGATGAAGGATTATTGTCCCGCCGCCGACAGCGAGATGGCCGCCCGGCTCAATGCCGCCGGTTTGATTACCTTCGGCAAGACCAACACCTCCGAGCTCGGCGCATCGGCGCTGGCCAACAACGCCGTGTTCGGTAGCACCCGCAACCCCTGGGATTTACGCCTTAACTCCGGAGGCTCCAGCGGCGGCAGCGCCGCAGCCGTAACGGCCCGCATCGTGACGATGGCCTATGCCAGCGACGGCGGTGGTTCAATCAGATTGCCGGCTTCTTATTGCGGCATCTTCGGTTTCAAGCCGTCCCGAGGCTTGAATCGCTTCGAAGATTTATCGAAGGCTTGGGGTGGGGCGGTGGTCAGCCATGTCTGCACGATCAGTGTACGCGACAGCGCCGCCTATCTGGATTGGGTGGCCGGCAATACCGATCAGGTGTACTCTGCGACCAAGCCGCCGTCCCAGTCTTATCTATATGCCACCACGCAGCCACCGCAACGGCTGAAAATCGCGCTGATCAACCAGGCGCCTGTCGAGACATTGATACACCGCGACTGTCTTTCTGCCGCAACCAAAGCCGCCAAACACTGCGAAGCGCTCGGCCACGATGTGGAGGATGCGGCCTGGAATTTCGACGGTCGCGAATTGATGCGCGCCTTTCTGACAGTGGTTTTTTACTATACCACGCGGGATGTCGCCAACATGGTGCAGTGGCTGGACTTGACCGAGCCTCAACTGGCCATCGAGTTGAATACCCGGCTGATGGCCGGCATCGGCAAAGGCGTGAGCGACGAACAGCTACATCAGGCGCTGGCAGTCTGGCAGCGGATTGCCAGGCGCTTGGCGGATTTTCATCGCCATTACGATGTGATCCTGACGCCGACGGTCGCCACGCCACCATTGGCGTCCGATGCGCTCGATCCCAATGTTTTGGAACAATGGCTGATGCGCGGATTGCTAGCGAGCGGATTGGCCGACAAACTATTCTCCAACTGCTTGCTGGATGCGATCATCACCAAAGCCGTGCAGCAAACGCCGTTCACCCAGCTTGCCAATATCACCGGCCAACCGGCCATGTCGCTGCCGCTGTATTGGAGCGACGACGGCTTGCCGCATGGCGTGCAGTTCATGGCCGCAACAGGTAACGACCGGCTACTGTTCCAACTGGCCGCCCAGCTCGAACAAGCCGAGTCTTGGAAACACAGGGTGCCGCCGTTATGCCATCGTTAG
- a CDS encoding class I SAM-dependent methyltransferase, whose protein sequence is MNSNNPVAPVDTQQNAWNKIAGEISFSLEPDWDRLATLISKNAKILDYGCGYGRVTSELHARGYGCLTGVDTSIEMIRRGLKHYPTLDLRYIDSHEIPVDIGKLDVILFCAVLTCIPIQAQRMKIIESAYDSLNYGGIIYCVEFHQSENIQYSSSGTFTASFNVAMKHFVPTEIVEELSLFDEISHFVAEATTVSGAKTHAIHYFGKKL, encoded by the coding sequence GTGAATTCCAATAACCCGGTAGCGCCTGTCGATACCCAGCAAAATGCATGGAACAAAATAGCCGGTGAAATCTCATTTTCGCTTGAGCCGGACTGGGATAGGTTAGCAACGCTAATTAGCAAGAATGCAAAAATCCTGGATTATGGTTGCGGCTATGGCAGGGTGACGAGCGAGCTGCACGCCAGAGGATACGGCTGTTTAACAGGCGTAGATACGTCAATCGAAATGATTAGGCGTGGCTTAAAACACTATCCAACGCTCGACCTGCGTTACATAGATAGTCATGAAATACCGGTCGATATTGGAAAACTCGATGTCATTTTATTTTGTGCCGTACTGACCTGCATTCCCATTCAGGCACAGCGCATGAAAATCATCGAATCGGCATATGATTCGCTGAATTACGGTGGCATCATTTATTGCGTCGAATTTCATCAGTCGGAAAACATCCAATATTCTTCATCAGGCACATTCACAGCATCTTTCAATGTGGCAATGAAACATTTTGTTCCTACAGAGATTGTTGAAGAATTATCGCTATTTGATGAAATCAGCCATTTTGTAGCTGAGGCCACGACCGTTTCAGGTGCAAAAACCCATGCCATTCATTATTTTGGAAAAAAACTCTAA
- a CDS encoding class I SAM-dependent methyltransferase, producing the protein MTAKEHYDRHLGDIYAWMVGDFDARQKEHQQFLVASGLSPHSTSIALDLGAGHGIQSVSLAKLGYTVKAIDFNQQLLSELFDNTQRLSVTGFNDDIRQVKKYADPQPELIICWGDTLTHLESLDDIRQLVIACCESLIEGGKLILSFRDYSAALSGDQRFIPVKSDDTKILTCCLDYEADRVRVTDLLQVKTENGWQQKVSSYYKVRISPNDVVKILADCGLRMAFNEVVNRMTTIIAIKAVSR; encoded by the coding sequence ATGACCGCAAAAGAACACTACGACCGGCATCTTGGCGATATTTATGCATGGATGGTTGGAGACTTCGATGCCAGGCAAAAAGAACATCAACAATTTTTGGTAGCCAGCGGCCTATCGCCACATAGCACTTCAATCGCCTTAGATCTGGGGGCAGGGCATGGTATACAAAGTGTTTCCTTGGCCAAATTGGGATATACGGTAAAAGCGATTGATTTTAACCAACAGCTTTTATCCGAATTATTCGACAATACGCAGAGACTTTCCGTTACCGGCTTTAATGACGATATTCGTCAGGTAAAAAAATATGCTGATCCCCAACCTGAGCTAATTATTTGCTGGGGAGACACCCTGACACATCTTGAAAGTTTGGATGACATTCGGCAATTGGTTATCGCTTGCTGCGAATCATTAATCGAAGGCGGAAAACTGATCCTATCTTTTCGTGATTATTCAGCGGCACTCTCGGGCGATCAGCGCTTCATCCCCGTAAAAAGTGACGACACAAAAATTCTGACGTGCTGTTTGGACTATGAAGCAGACAGGGTGCGGGTGACGGATTTGTTGCAGGTTAAAACGGAAAACGGCTGGCAGCAAAAAGTGAGTTCCTATTATAAAGTCCGTATTTCACCAAACGACGTTGTGAAAATCCTTGCCGACTGTGGCTTGAGGATGGCGTTTAACGAAGTCGTCAACCGAATGACTACCATAATAGCGATTAAGGCAGTGTCTAGGTAA
- a CDS encoding phosphatase PAP2 family protein: protein MPCCPGRVTVLALPESRHSFPSGHSAFAMLIMTMFWPLLKIRDRFLLAVMALWVGLSRINVGAHFFPDVLAGYVCGIAGGLLATKAVMNWLR from the coding sequence GTGCCGTGCTGCCCAGGTCGTGTTACCGTTTTGGCTTTGCCGGAATCAAGACACAGTTTTCCCAGTGGCCATTCGGCGTTTGCGATGCTGATCATGACGATGTTTTGGCCGTTATTAAAAATTCGCGATCGGTTTTTGTTGGCTGTTATGGCGCTATGGGTAGGCTTGTCGCGAATCAATGTGGGAGCCCACTTTTTTCCTGATGTGTTGGCTGGGTATGTATGTGGAATAGCCGGCGGCTTGCTTGCCACTAAGGCCGTTATGAACTGGCTAAGATGA